TCGGTGCTGCAACTGCTGTCTGATCCGGGTGACCCTGAGCGATTGCGCCGGGTCAGCGCGGCGTTGCTGACGGCGCGCGCGGAGCGGATTCAGCCCGGCCGTGACGACAAGGTGATCGCGGCATGGAACGGCCTGGCGATCACCGCGCTCGGCGAGGCCAGCGTGGCGCTGGACCGTCCTGATCTTCTTGAGGCCGCAATCCGTTGTGCGCGTGCGCTGTTGGATGTCCATCTGGTCAACGGCAGGCTGCGGCGCGCAAGCCTCGGCGGACGGGTCGGCGACAGTGTCGCGATCCTCGAGGACCACGCCACCCTGGCCACCGGCCTGCTCACACTGCATCAACTCACCGGTGCGGCGGAGTGGGTCACCGCGGCCACCGCGCTTCTGGACACCGCGTTGGCGCACTTCACCGATCCGGACCGCCCCGGTCGGTGGTTCGACACGGCCGATGACGCCGAGCAGTTGATGGTCCGGCCGGCCGACCCGATCGACGGCGCCACCCCGTCTGGAGCCTCCACGATCGCCGAAGCCCTCTTGACCGCAGCGCATCTCGTCGACGTCGACCGTGCGTCGACCTATGCGGCCGCCGCCGCGGAGACCCTGCTCGCGCACACTCCGGTGCTGGCGCGCGCGGCCCGGTCGGCTGGGCACTGGCTGGCGGTGGCCGAGACCGCGGTGCGTGGGCCTCTGCAGATCGCGGTGGCGTGCGAGGGCTCTGACTCCGCGCTGCTCGCGCAGGCCCGCAGGTTGGCACCCGGCGGCGCCGTCGTCGTCGGGGGAGAGGTTGACTCGTCGCCGCTGCTGCTGCGCCGGGATCGCGTCGACGGCGCGGATGCGGCCTACGTGTGCCGCGGCACGGTGTGCGATCTGCCCGTCACGGACGTCGGGGATCTGGCCGCCGCGCTGAACACGTCCGTGTAGCGTGCGGCACATGAGTTTTGAGCCGGATGCCCTGAAAGCCTTCGTAAACCGCTACCTCGACACTGTCGTCAACGGCTCGGCCGACGACGTCGCGGCGCTCTACGCCGAGGACGCCACGCTTGAGGACCCGGTGGGCTGCGGCGAAGTGCACATCGGCCGGCAGGCCATCGCGGGTTTCTACAAGAATCTGGGCGGCGCCGAGCTCACGACCGAACTGCTGAGCTTCCGCCCGGGCGGCAACGAGGCCGCCTTCATCTTCGCGATCACCGTCGGCGGTGCCATGCGCATCGAGCCCATCGAGGTGATGACGTTCAACAGCGACGGCCTGATCACGGCGATGAAGGCGTACTGGAGTCCGGCAGACGTCACCCAGCTGTGACGGTCTAGGCGACGTGCCGGTCCAGGCGGGTCCAGAAGATCTGACGGTCTAGAAGACCGCGAACCACATCGCGATGTAGTGGCAGACCGCCGCGACCGCGGTGCAGGCGTGGAAGAACTCGTGGTGGCCGAACGTGGTGGGCCACGGGTTGGGCCATTTGAGCGCGTAGAGCACACCGCCGATGCTGTACAGCGCGCCGCCGACGATCAGCAGCACGACCGCGGCCACGCCGGCGCCGTTCATGATCGGGCCGATGAACCAGGCCGCGACCCAGCCCAACAGGATGTACAGCGGCACCCCGAGCCAGCGGGGTGCGGTCGGCCAGAGCATCTTCAGCAGCACGCCCGCGATGGCACCGCCCCACACGATCCAGAACAGCACCATGCCCTTGGCGGACGGCAGGGCCAGCAGCGCGAACGGCGTGTAACTGCCGGCGATGAAGATGAAGATCATCGAGTGGTCGAGGCGCTTCATCCATTTGCGCGC
The DNA window shown above is from Mycolicibacterium confluentis and carries:
- the trhA gene encoding PAQR family membrane homeostasis protein TrhA, which gives rise to MSAPTSGKREITQIDLAEDFPQAVVDGVAEFLGKPRARGWIHVYSAIVAFIAGAALVSVSWSLESTRAGLATLLYTFTIVAMFAVSGTYHRVNWRSATARKWMKRLDHSMIFIFIAGSYTPFALLALPSAKGMVLFWIVWGGAIAGVLLKMLWPTAPRWLGVPLYILLGWVAAWFIGPIMNGAGVAAVVLLIVGGALYSIGGVLYALKWPNPWPTTFGHHEFFHACTAVAAVCHYIAMWFAVF
- a CDS encoding nuclear transport factor 2 family protein, producing the protein MSFEPDALKAFVNRYLDTVVNGSADDVAALYAEDATLEDPVGCGEVHIGRQAIAGFYKNLGGAELTTELLSFRPGGNEAAFIFAITVGGAMRIEPIEVMTFNSDGLITAMKAYWSPADVTQL